Proteins encoded together in one Rubripirellula reticaptiva window:
- a CDS encoding Na(+)-translocating NADH-quinone reductase subunit A, with protein MTTIKRGLDLPILGSPEQHIDAAARVSRVGILGADFVGMRPTMLVAPGDRVRLGQAVLEDKKNPGVTYTAPASGTVAEVNRGAKRKFESIVIDVDGDGDDRVEFDGFVGKDAMSLGREKLTEGLTQSGLWTALRTRPYGKVPVPGSVPNSIFVQAIDTNPLAADPAIVIADRKEQFNLGLQALTSLTDGKVFVCKAPAAEIPGSGIGGVQVESFGGPHPAGLVGTHIHFLDPVGPGKMVWYIGYQDVCAIGAFLQTGTVDVRRVISLAGPVVGHPRLLATRLGAQISELIDGEYDGNLNIRAISGSVLCGRKAIGPEGYLGRYHNQVSILQEGNEREFLGWQKPGFDKYSTLRVFASAGLPNKKFALTTATHGSERAMVPMGTYEKVMPMDILATQLLRSLIYRDTDEAQQLGVLELEEEDLGLCTFVCPGKYEYSSLLRQSLNTIEREG; from the coding sequence ATGACGACCATCAAACGAGGGCTCGACCTGCCGATTCTGGGCAGCCCCGAACAACACATCGATGCCGCGGCACGCGTCTCACGCGTCGGTATCTTGGGAGCCGATTTCGTCGGCATGCGGCCGACCATGCTGGTCGCACCGGGTGACCGCGTCCGATTGGGCCAAGCGGTCCTGGAAGACAAGAAAAATCCGGGGGTAACATATACTGCACCTGCGTCCGGTACCGTTGCGGAAGTCAACCGAGGTGCCAAACGCAAGTTCGAATCGATCGTGATCGATGTCGATGGCGACGGCGACGACCGCGTTGAATTCGACGGCTTCGTGGGCAAAGACGCTATGTCGCTGGGCCGCGAAAAATTAACCGAAGGCTTGACGCAAAGTGGCCTTTGGACAGCCCTGCGAACTCGGCCGTACGGCAAGGTTCCGGTTCCTGGTTCTGTCCCCAACTCGATCTTCGTGCAAGCGATCGACACGAATCCATTGGCGGCTGATCCGGCGATTGTGATCGCGGACCGCAAGGAACAATTCAACCTCGGATTGCAGGCTCTGACCAGCCTGACCGACGGGAAGGTGTTCGTTTGCAAAGCGCCTGCTGCCGAGATTCCCGGATCAGGCATTGGCGGCGTGCAAGTCGAATCCTTTGGTGGACCGCACCCCGCCGGCTTGGTCGGAACCCATATTCACTTCCTTGACCCAGTCGGTCCCGGAAAAATGGTGTGGTACATCGGCTACCAAGACGTTTGCGCGATCGGCGCGTTCTTGCAAACAGGAACGGTTGATGTTCGCCGAGTGATCTCGTTGGCGGGCCCGGTGGTAGGCCATCCGCGATTGTTGGCGACGCGTTTGGGTGCCCAAATCAGTGAGCTGATCGACGGTGAGTACGACGGCAATCTCAACATTCGCGCAATCAGCGGCAGCGTTCTTTGCGGACGCAAAGCGATCGGCCCCGAAGGCTACCTTGGTCGCTATCACAATCAAGTTTCGATCCTGCAAGAAGGCAACGAACGCGAGTTCCTGGGTTGGCAAAAACCTGGATTCGATAAGTACTCGACCCTTCGCGTCTTCGCATCGGCAGGATTGCCCAACAAAAAGTTCGCATTGACGACTGCCACGCATGGCAGCGAGCGAGCGATGGTGCCGATGGGCACCTACGAAAAAGTGATGCCGATGGACATCCTGGCGACGCAACTGCTGCGTTCGCTGATCTATCGCGATACCGATGAAGCCCAACAACTCGGCGTTTTGGAGCTGGAAGAGGAAGACCTGGGACTATGCACGTTTGTGTGCCCCGGGAAGTACGAATACAGCTCGCTGCTTCGACAAAGCCTGAACACCATCGAACGAGAAGGTTGA
- the typA gene encoding translational GTPase TypA: protein MRRSDIRNVVIIAHVDHGKTTLVDCLLRQSGQFRDAELRGERILDSNDLEKERGITILSKNIALPYEGVKINVIDTPGHADFGGEVERVVQMADGCLVLVDAAEGPMPQTRFVLEKALQAGCTPIIVVNKVDRPDGRPLEALDEALELLAELGGEEQLDKVKYVFTSAKEGFATLDPAVKTTDMRPLFDLVLSALPGPEVEEDAPLQMMVSTLGWSEYVGRIAIGRISAGNIEAGQTIELHQKNGPAKVKAAGLFVFDNLGRTAAESAGAGDIVALEGLVNVEIGDTISAVDANNALPRLKVDEPTLEMVFSVNSSPMVGREGKFVTTRQLKARLEKELERNVALRVEMIEGAEAYAVKGRGVLHLAILIETMRREGFELSVGKPRVIFKTIDGKKHEPFERLQVEVPTETMGPVMELVGLRRGQLEEMNPRGEYTMLRFLIPSRGLIGLRTRLLNATRGTAIINHRFESYRPIEGEVPKRSNGVLISMVSGKTVPFAMFGLQDRSELLVPAGIEVYEGMIVGENARENDLTVNPCREKKLTNMRASGSDENVVLKPPRDMSLEAALEYIEEDELVEVTPLNIRLRKILLKESDRRRTGRSA from the coding sequence TTGCGCCGTTCTGATATTCGAAACGTTGTCATTATCGCCCACGTCGACCACGGCAAAACCACTTTAGTGGATTGCTTGTTGCGTCAAAGCGGCCAATTTCGCGATGCCGAGCTACGCGGCGAACGGATCTTAGATTCGAATGACCTAGAAAAAGAACGTGGCATCACGATTCTGTCAAAGAATATCGCGCTGCCTTATGAAGGCGTGAAGATTAACGTCATTGATACGCCCGGGCACGCTGACTTTGGTGGCGAAGTCGAACGCGTCGTCCAGATGGCCGATGGTTGTTTGGTGCTTGTCGATGCTGCCGAAGGCCCGATGCCGCAAACGCGGTTTGTGCTCGAAAAGGCACTGCAAGCTGGCTGCACGCCGATCATCGTGGTCAACAAAGTGGACCGTCCCGACGGACGCCCGCTCGAGGCGCTTGACGAAGCGCTTGAGTTGCTTGCGGAACTTGGTGGCGAAGAGCAGCTGGACAAGGTGAAGTACGTTTTTACCAGTGCCAAAGAAGGTTTTGCGACTCTCGACCCGGCGGTCAAAACGACCGACATGCGGCCATTGTTCGATCTGGTGTTGTCGGCGTTGCCGGGCCCAGAAGTCGAAGAAGACGCGCCGCTGCAAATGATGGTCTCGACGCTGGGCTGGAGCGAGTATGTTGGCCGGATCGCGATCGGTCGGATCTCGGCTGGTAATATTGAGGCCGGTCAAACGATCGAACTGCATCAAAAAAATGGTCCTGCAAAAGTCAAAGCGGCCGGACTTTTCGTTTTCGACAACCTTGGTCGCACGGCCGCCGAATCGGCAGGCGCCGGCGACATTGTTGCGTTGGAAGGATTGGTCAATGTCGAAATTGGCGACACGATCTCGGCCGTTGACGCCAACAACGCTTTGCCTCGATTGAAAGTCGATGAGCCGACGCTTGAAATGGTCTTCAGTGTCAATTCATCTCCGATGGTCGGCCGTGAAGGTAAGTTTGTCACGACGCGACAGTTGAAGGCGCGGCTCGAAAAGGAACTCGAGCGAAATGTTGCTTTGCGAGTCGAAATGATCGAAGGCGCCGAAGCCTATGCGGTCAAAGGGCGTGGCGTGTTGCACTTGGCAATTCTGATCGAGACGATGCGACGCGAAGGATTTGAGTTGTCGGTCGGCAAGCCACGCGTGATTTTCAAAACGATTGACGGCAAAAAGCACGAACCGTTCGAACGTCTACAGGTCGAAGTGCCCACCGAAACGATGGGCCCTGTGATGGAGTTGGTCGGGCTTCGCCGTGGCCAATTGGAAGAAATGAATCCTCGTGGCGAGTACACGATGCTAAGGTTCCTGATTCCATCGCGCGGGTTGATCGGATTGCGAACGCGATTGCTTAATGCGACGCGTGGTACCGCGATTATCAATCACCGCTTTGAAAGCTATCGCCCGATCGAAGGCGAAGTGCCTAAGCGATCCAACGGCGTGTTGATTTCGATGGTCAGTGGCAAGACGGTTCCGTTTGCAATGTTTGGTTTGCAAGATCGCAGCGAACTGTTGGTTCCCGCCGGCATCGAGGTCTACGAAGGCATGATTGTTGGCGAAAACGCTCGCGAAAATGACTTGACCGTGAACCCTTGTCGCGAAAAGAAACTGACCAACATGCGGGCCTCGGGTAGCGATGAAAACGTGGTGCTGAAACCGCCCCGTGACATGTCGCTTGAAGCCGCGCTTGAGTACATCGAAGAGGATGAACTGGTCGAGGTCACACCGCTGAACATTCGGCTGCGAAAGATTCTGTTGAAGGAATCGGATCGCCGGCGAACCGGACGCAGCGCTTAA
- a CDS encoding NADH:ubiquinone reductase (Na(+)-transporting) subunit B, which produces MKALRNILDKVHPIFAKGGPLEMAYPMYEALDTFLYTPGEVAKGSTHIRDAIDLKRMMITVVMALVPVTLFGMWNVGYLANTAMEQSAAVGVSVAQDWHYTVHDAMGFGHDPTNHVDNFVLGAIHFLPVYIVCMFVGGHIELIFSVLRGHEINEGFLVTGLLFPLTLPPSIPLWQVAIGISFGVIVAKEVFGGTGRNFLNVALASRAFLYFSYAGQISGERVWTAVDGFSGATALGKLAQAPAGTNAVDSLASIGYTMGPAAGEQANWTGSITWMDAFLGNIQGCFGETSALLCLVGAVILIASGVGSWKIMAAVVGGVVATSWLMMGVNSGTNAMFSIPPQWHLVIGGLAFGLVFMATDPVSASMTNTGKWVYGALIGFMTVLIRVVNPAYPEGIMLAILFGNVFAPLIDYFVVQLNVRRRMARYATT; this is translated from the coding sequence ATGAAAGCACTTCGCAACATTCTGGACAAAGTCCACCCGATCTTCGCGAAAGGTGGGCCGCTCGAGATGGCTTACCCGATGTACGAAGCCCTCGACACATTCCTGTACACGCCCGGCGAAGTCGCCAAAGGTTCGACGCACATTCGTGACGCGATCGATCTGAAGCGAATGATGATCACCGTGGTGATGGCACTTGTTCCAGTCACGCTTTTCGGCATGTGGAATGTCGGCTACCTAGCCAACACGGCGATGGAGCAGTCTGCTGCGGTCGGCGTTAGCGTCGCCCAAGATTGGCACTACACCGTTCATGACGCGATGGGATTCGGGCATGACCCGACCAATCACGTCGACAATTTCGTGCTTGGTGCGATTCACTTCTTGCCCGTCTACATCGTCTGCATGTTTGTTGGTGGTCACATTGAGTTGATCTTCAGTGTGTTGCGTGGCCACGAAATCAACGAAGGCTTTTTGGTCACCGGATTGCTGTTCCCGTTGACGCTCCCGCCATCGATCCCGCTTTGGCAGGTTGCTATTGGGATTTCGTTTGGTGTCATTGTGGCGAAGGAAGTATTCGGCGGGACTGGCCGTAACTTCCTGAACGTCGCACTTGCAAGTCGTGCGTTCCTATACTTTTCCTACGCTGGCCAAATCAGTGGCGAGCGAGTTTGGACAGCGGTTGACGGATTCAGCGGAGCAACCGCATTGGGCAAGTTGGCTCAGGCACCAGCCGGAACGAACGCTGTCGATTCGCTCGCCAGCATCGGTTACACGATGGGACCAGCCGCGGGTGAACAAGCCAATTGGACCGGCTCTATCACTTGGATGGACGCTTTTCTAGGTAATATCCAAGGCTGCTTTGGTGAAACCAGCGCTCTGCTTTGTTTGGTCGGTGCCGTGATCCTGATCGCTTCGGGCGTCGGATCGTGGAAGATCATGGCCGCCGTCGTTGGCGGTGTCGTCGCAACCAGTTGGTTGATGATGGGCGTCAACAGTGGCACCAACGCCATGTTCAGCATTCCACCGCAGTGGCACCTGGTCATCGGTGGATTGGCATTCGGCTTGGTCTTCATGGCGACCGACCCCGTCAGTGCTTCGATGACAAACACTGGCAAGTGGGTCTACGGCGCACTGATCGGTTTCATGACCGTGTTGATTCGCGTTGTGAACCCCGCTTACCCCGAAGGCATCATGTTGGCGATTTTGTTCGGCAATGTGTTCGCCCCGCTGATTGATTACTTCGTGGTCCAACTGAACGTTCGCCGGAGGATGGCACGCTATGCAACAACGTGA